One Candidatus Nitrososphaera evergladensis SR1 genomic window, AGAGAATCTTGGAAATTTCCCATCAGTCCGCTTTTCACGCGAAGAGCTGTTCCAAGATTTCACGGTGCACGTGTCGCGTTTCTAACCGCAACACATAGTTCTTTCATCCCAAACGGCTTTTGAAGCAGGTTTTCGCGAGTCACCCGACGCAGATGGTTCTTCATTTTCTCGTCGAGTTGATACGCGGACATTGGCATTATCTTGGCATCAGGATTGATACGAAGAAGTTCTTCAGCCAGGCGCAGACCGTCCATACCATGCATACGGATATCCGTCAGCACCAAGACATGATTGTGATGGTAGTAGTCCCTCTTTTCCTCCTTCTCATTATTATTATCATAGGCGGACTTGAAGTGCTCCAGTGCCTTGACGGGGTCATTAAAGGTCTGAACTTTGTTGTATCCACACGCAATCAGCGATTTCTCAATGCCGCTTAGAATATCCTTGTCGTCATCGACAATCATGATGATCGTCCCGACCTGTGAGCCTGCCGTTGTTGTTGCTGCTACGAACTTGGCGAAATCTCCCTTCTTTGAATATGATGTTGTAACTGCATCATCGAGGCCAAGTTCGCTTTTTGTTCGTTCGCAGATCTTTGCAAGAATTTCCCCGCCTGTCCTGCTCCCGAGTATTCCAATAAATGCGAGCTCAAACAGCTCTGGCCTTTGCATTATAGCTGCATGGACGCTCATTTCCCCGCCTAGATAATCCTCTGAAATTTTTTCGATGAACGCATCAAATACCCGAGGGCCAAAGACTGATTCTATCGTCGACAAGATTGTCTCTGCCAATCTGTAAGAATCTATGTTTTGCATAGAACTTTGCTCTAAAGCAAGAGCAGTATGGCCTTATATGTAAATATTATTGGGCGGTGTCTGCATGGATGCCATTGTCTATGCAGATCGAGGAATCACTTATCCAGAAATATTATCTGGCTGAAAGATGTTTTGTGCGACCTGAAGTCCGAATCTCTAACTATGTACTAAAGTGGAATGAAATCTCTTACGGCATTCCCAAGAGAGAAGTTTCAGAGTTGAAGGCGTTCCTGAAAGAGATTCTCCCGTATATTTCGGGCGCCTTTTTCAAGGCTGCTGGCCAGATTTCCAAAACGATAGAGGAAGAAGTAGGTGATGCCAGGCAAGTGCGCAAAATCCATGATTCGTTTTTGCCAGAATTGCAGATATCGTCCAGAAGGGTGGATCACGAATACGTTCTACAGATGAGGGAGGATGGTGCCACAGTAATTAGCAGGAATGAGACAGTGACCACAAGCTCAGGCGACGGTCACGATAGGTCGAGCAGCAGAATAATGGCAAACCTCTCTATCAATTCTATTCTGGGTGAACTCGTTTTCATTCGGTAAGAAAGGCCAGCTGCTGTGCTCCATGTCCAGATTCTGACGGCCCCATTACATCCGGCGTGCGTACAGATAAGGGCCGCT contains:
- a CDS encoding response regulator — translated: MQNIDSYRLAETILSTIESVFGPRVFDAFIEKISEDYLGGEMSVHAAIMQRPELFELAFIGILGSRTGGEILAKICERTKSELGLDDAVTTSYSKKGDFAKFVAATTTAGSQVGTIIMIVDDDKDILSGIEKSLIACGYNKVQTFNDPVKALEHFKSAYDNNNEKEEKRDYYHHNHVLVLTDIRMHGMDGLRLAEELLRINPDAKIMPMSAYQLDEKMKNHLRRVTRENLLQKPFGMKELCVAVRNATRAP